In Sporanaerobacter acetigenes DSM 13106, a single window of DNA contains:
- the tpiA gene encoding triose-phosphate isomerase: MRTPIIAGNWKMNNTVDEAVNLIKGIKNGERNADVEVVVCVPFTDLWQVKKEIEGTNIKLGAQNMHWEDSGAFTGEISPLMLKEIGIDYVIIGHSERRQYFNETDETVNKKVKSALKYDIRPIICVGETLEEREKGTEKDVVKRQVKAALEDIEGKYIKDIVIAYEPIWAIGTGKTASNKDANDMISFIRQTVSDKYGEEISQKMRIQYGGSVKPNNIKELMAESDIDGALVGGASLKADDFLKLINF, translated from the coding sequence ATGCGTACTCCAATAATTGCAGGAAATTGGAAGATGAATAATACAGTAGATGAAGCGGTGAATTTGATTAAAGGTATAAAAAATGGAGAAAGAAATGCTGATGTGGAAGTAGTTGTATGTGTTCCTTTTACTGATTTATGGCAAGTAAAAAAAGAAATAGAGGGAACAAATATAAAACTTGGTGCACAAAATATGCATTGGGAAGACAGTGGAGCTTTTACAGGAGAAATTTCTCCACTTATGCTTAAAGAAATAGGGATAGATTATGTGATTATAGGTCATTCAGAAAGAAGACAGTATTTTAATGAAACAGATGAAACTGTAAATAAAAAAGTGAAATCTGCATTGAAATATGATATAAGGCCTATAATATGTGTTGGAGAGACTTTAGAAGAAAGAGAAAAAGGTACTGAAAAAGATGTAGTTAAAAGACAAGTAAAAGCTGCATTGGAAGATATAGAAGGAAAATATATAAAGGATATAGTCATAGCTTATGAGCCCATTTGGGCTATAGGAACTGGGAAAACTGCTTCAAACAAAGATGCCAATGATATGATAAGTTTTATTAGACAGACAGTTTCTGATAAGTATGGTGAAGAGATTTCTCAAAAGATGAGAATCCAATATGGTGGAAGTGTTAAACCAAACAATATAAAGGAACTTATGGCTGAAAGTGATATAGATGGAGCACTAGTAGGTGGAGCTAGCTTGAAAGCAGATGATTTTTTGAAACTTATAAATTTCTAA
- a CDS encoding phosphoglycerate kinase: MLNKRTVEDLQLEGKKVLVRCDFNVPMDENKNITDDRRITSALPTINYLLDHGAKVILMSHLGRPKGQPNPKYSLEPVAKRLSELLKKEVIFADDEKVVSENVKNIVANMKSGDVVLLQNTRYRSEEEKNGEEFAKELASLGDLYVNDAFGTSHRAHASNVGVSNFLPSSVGFLVKKEIEVMGKALENPERPFVAILGGAKVSDKIGVIENLIEKVDTILIGGGMAYTFLKAKGYNIGKSLLEEDKIDLAKSLMEKANAKNVKLLLPVDTVVAKEFKNDTEYKTVNVDSIPEDMMGLDIGEKTVKLFSEEIENAKTVVWNGPMGVFEMENFKVGTDEIARAMAETSAVTIVGGGDSASAIEKAGFEDKMTHISTGGGASLEFLEGKVLPGIAAISEK, translated from the coding sequence ATGCTAAATAAAAGAACCGTTGAAGATTTACAGCTTGAAGGAAAAAAAGTATTAGTTAGATGTGATTTCAATGTTCCTATGGATGAAAATAAAAACATTACTGATGATAGAAGAATAACTTCTGCTCTTCCAACTATAAATTATTTACTAGACCATGGTGCAAAAGTAATACTTATGTCTCATTTAGGAAGACCAAAGGGACAACCAAATCCTAAATATAGTTTAGAACCAGTGGCAAAGAGATTGTCTGAACTATTAAAAAAGGAAGTAATATTTGCAGATGATGAAAAAGTAGTTAGTGAAAATGTAAAAAATATAGTAGCTAATATGAAATCAGGAGATGTAGTTCTATTACAAAATACTAGATATAGAAGTGAAGAAGAAAAGAATGGTGAAGAATTTGCAAAAGAACTAGCTTCTCTTGGAGATCTATATGTAAATGATGCTTTTGGAACTTCTCATAGAGCTCATGCCTCAAATGTAGGAGTATCCAACTTCTTGCCATCAAGTGTTGGTTTTTTAGTTAAAAAGGAAATTGAAGTTATGGGAAAGGCTCTAGAAAATCCTGAAAGACCTTTTGTAGCTATATTGGGTGGTGCAAAGGTATCAGATAAAATTGGTGTTATAGAGAATTTAATTGAGAAAGTTGATACCATACTTATTGGTGGAGGAATGGCTTATACTTTCTTGAAAGCTAAAGGCTACAATATAGGTAAATCTCTTCTTGAAGAAGATAAAATAGATTTAGCTAAAAGTTTAATGGAAAAAGCCAATGCAAAGAATGTAAAATTGCTGTTGCCAGTAGATACAGTAGTAGCTAAAGAATTTAAAAATGATACAGAGTATAAAACAGTTAATGTAGATAGTATTCCAGAAGATATGATGGGATTGGACATAGGAGAAAAAACAGTTAAGCTATTTAGTGAGGAAATTGAGAATGCTAAAACTGTTGTATGGAATGGACCTATGGGAGTATTTGAAATGGAGAACTTCAAAGTTGGAACTGATGAAATAGCTAGAGCTATGGCAGAAACTTCTGCTGTGACAATAGTTGGAGGTGGAGACAGTGCTTCAGCTATTGAAAAGGCTGGATTTGAGGACAAAATGACTCATATTTCAACAGGCGGTGGTGCTTCATTAGAATTTTTGGAAGGAAAAGTATTGCCAGGTATTGCAGCTATTAGCGAAAAATAA